In Juglans microcarpa x Juglans regia isolate MS1-56 chromosome 1S, Jm3101_v1.0, whole genome shotgun sequence, the genomic stretch TTTCTTGCTGATCCAAGTGCCTACTGGGCGATTGAGAATCATCGACTCCATCACTTCGGTTCCTTGGGGATGGGGTCTCTTCTATGTCCCAGTGATGATCATTTTCAACAGCATTGCTCGCCCTTCTCGGGGATGCATGCAAGCTGTCAAGGCTGCTATGGTGATAATTATGCAGGAGGTGAACTGGGGACATCCCGTGTGTGGGAGTTGCAGGCCTACTTGAAAATGGTGAATTCGTCTCAGAATGATGGCTTTGCTTCGTGTTCTTTTTGGCCGTGTGGTGCCAGTTTTTCAATGCTGTTGCCACTCGATCATTGAAAATGGTGGATTTCATGGTGGAACCCATCtgcattaataatatatatatcagtcataaaaactataatattaattatatatacatcatGGTGAGAACATAAGATTTCATTTTCTCACCTGAGTAACTAGAGCGTAGAGAGGCAAAGTCACATAGCTGCATAGAACTTGTATGATGACCCTGAAGATCAAGAAAATGACATGATCGTTTAGAGTTAATTAGCAATATTATTATATCCCTAATCAACTCGGTAATGATTCGACAAGTTAAGGGGATTTCAATACTAGCTAGTACTGTGTATTTGTGTGATCGATATATCTGAAACTCACCCCATTGAGATTCTGATGACAATGTCTTCAGTGCGCTTATGGAAGCAATTGCTCGTGCCAAATGCGTACTGaaagagatcaagaaaaatGCATACGACATgaaattagattatatatatatatatatatatgggactttgaatatatatatatatatatatatatatatatatggaaatgaAATCAAGTCTTACCACACTCCATGCAAAGAAGGCCAGTTGAAATGCATTCtgcaattaattaaaagaaataacaaattaattattatgtacGAAAAGCAAAATCATGATGATGCTAAGCTAAGCTAGCTAgattaatattacatatatatagtacacaAATTAAGTACATGATAtgtaagtaattattaattagtttggGATATATGTTAGAAATATATACCTGAAAGAGAACAAAGTGAATAAGGAAGAGAATGAAGCGAGGGCGTCCAAACCAGAAGAGGTCATCGCCTAGTTGCACCACAGGTGTACCCTTAACCACATCACCTCTGTCTTGTATTCTTAGCCCCATTTTTGTAATGATCACAAGTAACTTTGTCCCCAATAATAGGATTATCTgtaaaattcacaaacaaattttataattaagcaCATCATCatgcatgatgatgattttCCATCAAAGGGTTTGAAACTAAGAATTTATAAGAAtatgaaattaatttgtttCTGATTTTGTGGCTTACAATCAATGGGACAAACGGTAGCCATAGATAAGAAAACCATCCTGTccatatatacacaaattatAAACATTAATTTCTTAGTCATGACTACGTACGTAGTTGATCTTATCAAAATCATGATAATGGCATAAAAAGATTAACTAcattaatgtgtatatatatatatatatagctaattaCCGTAAGTGTTGGAGAGGAGGAATAACACCGCAAAGAACCATATGATAGGACTGCATGCATGCGCGTGAAAAGTAAAGTTAGCATGCATAATGATTAATCATTCATACATGcaagatacatatatatatacacacacacacactaccAACCTGATCTCCACCACTACTTTAAAATCCTCTTCAAGTGATCTCTTGATGTATTTCTGAAAATCAAATCTCGTTTCACTTTCGGGTGCCAAATGTGCCTGATGAAGtcatgacatatatataaaacataacatgattaatatttatcattaatgtGAATTTGGAATCCATTAATTATTACGATCgggaatattaataattaatggatGTACAGAAAAGCTAGCCAGCATGCATATATTTGGTGTAAATaaatctgtatatatattatataatgttaAACTTACCATAATAAATCCATGTCTCAGTGTGAGGTAATCAACCTTGGTAACTGACCTGACGAATTGTCTGAAAAAACACACctaaaatagaaggaaaatagCCTTTATATAATTAAACAGCTAGtactgtatataatatatatttatatatatatatatatgaaggctatatatttaaaaaaaaaaattggattaaTGAGGAGTCAGTCAGAAGATGATCAGTGGTGAACCCTTTCTAGTATATATTCATTAATCAAGTAGTTAATTTTAAGCATTAAATCATTCAATCAAGTGACCCTTAATTTGCTAAATATTGTGATcagtgttaattattataattcacATGATATATCATTGATCATCTATCTCGCTTGGTCGTGATTAGATCATCAAATGCATGCCttaattatattatcatttagttacgtatgttatatataataatagagTGGGGTTACTATGCCACCCTACTCTTACCGTTTGGCGTATCGcccagtaatttttttttcatattttttaatacatttaaatatttttaaaaaataaaaaaatataccgatatattaaaaatcacttttttaatcactaagtaaaaaataaaataaaattgactagCAGTCAAATAGAATGTTCAACTTGAGACGGCAAAGTAGACTTCCTCATAATAATATTCCATTCTATGCATGCAAGTACTTACTATCCAAAGGGAAACCGTTGACTTGCTCCAGACGTTCAAATGTCTTCGTCCAAATGTTGTATCCCTCGCAAACCTAAACCTCTCTGGATCTgcgttatatataaataagtcattTGATACATactctcttatatatataattattttacccAATGCATTCATGCACTTATATCAAAATTATGgggaaaaaaagattaaaataaattggAAATTCTCTGATCGATcgaatattttcttataatatttaattacagAATCCTAATTAATATCCTCCGatcagtaaaaaataaattaagcagTCATGATCATCTATATAATTGATATGTATTTAAACGGATCCAATGAAATATTgactgcatgcatatatatatatatatatatatgcgttgTTTAATTTTATAGCATTATCAAAGATAGAAGAGAAGTACTATATATCATGCATGACTTCATGTGGAGCAACTCATTATCATGACCAAGTCCATTATACAGCGAcatctaatatttaattttataatattttttttatttttaagtaaaaaaaaaaaaagaaaaggaaaatcaatGATATTACTTCCACGTCAGCaaataacatttattattttattcgtgacacgagagagagagaaatcattAATTGGCCGGTCCGGTTTAGCAGGCCTAGTTCGGCTCATGCCGCATGCAGTAgctttcaaagttcaaacaaaagATACGGAGTCCATAAAGGCATAATTAATCACGGGTgagataattaaatttgaaagtttgcGAGACTTTAATAATTACCATTAGAGTACTGATATTCAAGTGTTCTTGTTTCATCCTCCCAAACCTTCCATTTTCTCATCTGCAATCCGAtcgaacaaaaatatataattaattcggAGATCGAGCCAGAGCCAATAATTAggtgatgatgatcatcatcatgtattAATTAAAACGTACCTTGGTTCTGCCCAAAGCCAAGGTGATGATGCAGTAAAGCACATGAAAAACAGCCAACACAAAGATGAATACGTGGAGCTGGTGAATCGCATATGCCGACATCAAAGCGACTTTACCCTGCCAAATTCAAATAGTTCATCATCACCATgatctaaatttttaattgtattactgtttattattttattatttttatttttattattattcacaattatttaatattttataattattttttcactgtTATCCACCGCAAAATACCTAAGAATACATGGCTACCCCAAACGGAACTTAAAGACAAGTGGtaatttattatctataaatatgtgatatagaTTAATTTGTTTGTATTCCAGCTAGCCAAGAGAATCAAGATCAGATCAGACAGAAAAGAATAAGCCCACCATTTGCAATGGAAACTATCAAAACTGGCATGCAGTACCGTTTGCAACAAAAAAGTAAACGACTAAACTGAGAATTGTGATCCATGGAGCTTACTTTTTCTGCGCATTTGTCATATCCTTTTGTAGCTAATCTTCGCCGCGCACCGAAGCCAGATTCCAGAAATTGAAGTAGTTTACGGCCACTTTTCTCATCATCAGAATCTTCCTCCTTTGACTTACTCTTCGACCCATTTTTACAGGGATGCCAGGTGGCTCCGACACTCTTTGATATACATATATCAGAAATATAGTCTTGAAACACTGTTAGAAGCAAGGATATGAATCCCAGCAGCATAAGTtctgacaaaaagaaaaaaaaaaaaaacacaagaaataaaaattgttaGGCTGCTATGATATACAGACTTGCATGACCTGTTTCAAGGAAAGGAAAGGCAATGATCATCATCTGAATGTGAATGACCTGCTTTGATCTTTTCAAGTGCTTCGTAAAGAGCTCGCTTGTGTTTCTTTTTCAGCCACTGTAAAGGATGCAAGAATTTCAGCAATCAAGACAAATAATACAGACAGAAAGAGGGAATTAACAAAAATAGCCGGCCATcagaaacttcttcaagaaagaAGCAGATTTAATTAATGAAACTTCGgacaggaattttttttttttctttttcttttttcgagtTATGGTTAAAAGCTCGAAGTACATAGTTAATTAGCTCAAACCAACAAAACTTCGATATTCTAGAAGCCTGTTGCATGAACAATGTATGCAGACGAAAATTAGATgattatgttgagaaattttaagCATCGGGttctaattaattacaaaaagagATAATGCTTACATGTCCAATAATATGAAGAATATACTCGATAAGGATTGAAATAACAATCAACACGAAGCACACCGCAGCCACAGCCCATGTAGGCGTTTCCTCCATTGTCCGCTCATACTCTTGTTTGGGGTCCATGATCAGATCAGTACTACTGCTCCTTCGATCGATGCAGAACTCTGAGAAAGTTGACAATAAACGTCGAAGAAACAATAATGAAAGAGATTACGTACAGATCAGATGATGATGTGGGCAACCTTTACAAGTTCCCCACAAAAAAAGATTGTAGCTTGAAGGGTCGGTTAGTTTTCTCTAGAAATAATACGTGTGAGGGAGGAGATCGAGTTGTTGCAGTTTATATAAAGGATCGATGTATGAAAGTCTGAGACTTTCAATTAAGGGAGGTCGACCGAGAAGAtgagtccctttttttttttttttttttgataagaagaTGGGTTCCTTGATAGAAGGGTACTTTGACATATTCAAAGCTAGAAGATGATCATGTCAGACGTTGTGGTAACCATGTGAGCGAGACAGAGTTGCTgtcttcaaattcaaaattattattatatatcaagAAATTATTCGTCACACGCTATTCCATTGGCTAAGCTAAACTGATATTTATCAAATCCATGATCTTTATGATGGAGTCTCAAGCTTTATTACATCCAGTGAATaaatctttatatatttatttttctcctattttcgatttttctttatttaaaaattgttctcacctgatttttattttaaaaaatctaaagttTGAAAATCGGTCACTACTCAATCATGATTTGGGGGGCCGATCGAGTGAGTAGTGCCGTCCATGAATGATTAGGGGGATACCGAATATGTTGGTCAAATaaatacaactatatatatatgagtaattctaTGTACCAGTTACCATTCACTTTCGATCACATCCTacacctatattttttttttttttcataagatgtagaggtgttttttattaaatgtgaAGTGtggatagtgaatagtaattgatgagaaaaattatatgtatatatatatacatatatatacacacacacatatatatatatatctattattattatataagtggTTATAAAACGGTCATTaaacggaaattcttgttttccgTTAACTTTCATTAAATCCGCGTTAAATTACTAATGCATCTTTAGTATCCCATAGGAGGCAAACCCAGACCCTATCTAGAAAATTCCCTATTTAGAAACCAGATCCTTTCTTTATAGAAACTCGCTCATTCGAATCCAGTTGGGGGaaggggagcttcggctccttcttcctcttcctcttcctctccttgcCGACCCTTCGTCTTTGGTGATTtcgtttggtttttttttttttttagggtttcggCCGAATAAAGGGGGTAGCCATTTCGAGCTTCTTCGATGATCATCGTCCGACACGCGCACCGCCGGGAGAAGCTTCACCCGCCGATCTTGCGAATTGGGAGCCAATCGAAGCAGCGCGTTGCGCCGATGTGCAGTTTAAAGGAAACGCGTGAGGTTCTCAAACTATCACGATTCATCTTCCATCAACGCAATGCGCGATAGCTCAGGGCCCAGCGAATCCGACAACGTCTTGATCGGCCGAATGACTCCTTTCCAATGTGGTGCGTGTCATGCACGCGCCATCGTCGATTTCCATCTCGGCTAATCCCATCATAGACCAATTTGGATCATTGTCGCATCGTCATTCCTACTTCAATCAGCCCACACTTACGGTAATCTTTCCAATCTCTTGTGAttgatttcttatatatatatatatatatatatgtatatgtggtATGTTTGTGTGCTTTCAGCAAGATTTTCCAGCATTTGATGATCATCAATTCACGAACTCAGCTTTCTGGTAGCAACTGAGCCAAGACTCTGGGTTTTTTGTATTGAACTTTTgagatttggttgaattggttATACACGGTTTGTTAAATCTTTTATTGGGTTATGAATGGTTTTTTTAGCTATGACTCCATTCTCAAGCCTGCATTTGTTAGATCTTTTAGGTATAATGAATAGTATATTTATACACTGATGCCTAATATAGGTATAATGAATAGTATATTTATACACTGAGTTCTAAATAACACAATtctaaaggggaaaaaaaacataattgcaAGGTAAAGTGGCCAACAGAACCTATGCTCCATCAAGCGAAATCTATTAACCGATCAAGGCCCCAGACAGTTGCAATTGGATGCATCAAGAGGATAATGGATCATTACATTTTCTTGAATAATAATGTCAAAAGTGTTGTCATCATATATATTCTCTCCAAatcttttgcaattttttctttctttctttctctctcttaaatTCGACATATTTTAGTTTTGCTTGGTACATGTATGAGATAGAGAAGCTTTGCTGATAAAAACAGTCATATCAATATACTCGaagttccaaaaaaaaaaaaaaaaaagaacgaaaaAGAAAGACACTTAAGTCTTACACCTgacattattagaaaatttAGGTTTATGTTCTTCACTCAGTTTGTGTGGTACAAAGATGCAAGTCAATGCAAGCTTTCTGCAATTTATATGTGTAAAGTATTTATGAGATTCTCACTTTAATTGgctttgaaaaaagaaagaaaaacaaattgattTTGATTACTTTAATGAGAATCATGTATGTTAACAATTctcattttcaatattattccaGTTGTTAAGCCACTTGCTCTCctttaatttgatgaatttgggCTTTGTAATAGGTTGCAATGTTCATTGGTGAAGAGTGGAAAAACATGATAGAGGAATAGAAAGGGTCTTATGAAGAGGTTAACAGTTaattcattttcaaagaaaaagcgGAGACATGCTCATTTTgaacttttcttattttgagGAGCTCTGTTTTGTTATTCAAATAATTATgctcattttgaattttttctattttttggagTAAAAACATACTTGGAGATGAACTTATGACTACTACATAATATGCATGGAAATATAACTGTACAGTATATTGAAATGAAGTAATTTGCTATGGTCTAAGCTATTAAAGCTTTACTATCAATACATTTATGTTGTATGTAATGGatactttttttaatcaaattgtaCTATTATCTGATTCGATATAGGACTTTTATGTTCtggatttttttcttattgttcATTCCAAACGGCCAAACGTGCCTTGCACGTTCAGCCActattagtttatatatatatatatatggatgcctagcatgtttgagatttttttttttttttttttttttttttttaaaaaaagttagtaCACATATCTTTCCGGCCTTGACGGGCACTAATTTATCAGACGCAGATAACGTGAaagtatataattaaatattttaggaGGAAAAACAGTATAAGTTCACCTTATTCTTCAGCAAATTTTAGTTCGCATATCCATGTTCTGGTGTAAAAAATAAGGTACCCGATTCTTAAATTAATTCTAATTCGCACATCAAAAAATAAGCTATCTGGTGTAAAATttacttcaaatttaaaaatttatatttttaaattaaattaaattatgatatgCAATCATTTTATTAGGTGTACTCTACCTACCAGCTTgagagtagaatttttttttttttcaaaatatgatttAGAAACTAACTGTAATTAAGATTTTCCACTTAAACATGCAGTACGAAATTATAGAAGTTTGCTCTGTAGAAAATCCTCGaaggtatattatatatatgcaattaatTAACGTTCATGTGTTTgagaatgatatatattaagatacttttttaataatttttttgccaACAAATCGAATGATTGATAATTGTCTAATAAGTAAGGTTCAATAATTGAAAAGGTCATCGATCGAACTAATCAATTAGTGTATAAGAAATTCCGTGACCGTTTAAAACTGCACGTATTATATAGAAAAGTCCATGTCCATGGTGTTTTTCGTTGACTTGGACTTTTATTTATAAGGACATAAAGGCACATCAATTTGACTGCAGCAAGACTACAAGAAAAACTCATCATACGTACGCAATATTCTCTATTTAGTAGCCCAAAAATCGTCGATTTTGGGCTTAAAAGTCTGTTTAATTGATGTACATGTTCATAAAGCTATCGATCTATTTATTATCGTTTGATTTTAGATTAGGAAATTTGGGTGTTTCTCAGAAACTTCCATGCACCCACCCCGACATCTCATGACTCATATAATGTTATCATGTTCATAGTCGTATCGGGTGGATTAGTTACGTATGGACTACCCACCGATTACGAATTTAGGGTCAGCAACGCGCGTGCTGCAACTTGGCCTTTCATGCAACTAGCTAGTGCTGCAACTTGGCCTTTCATGCAACTAGCTAGAAGGCTGGACCAGATTATATGGAAACTTGATATCCCTCCTCCAGCTAAGAATTTCCTGTGGAGAGCCTGTCTCAACATTCTTTCAACCAAGGTTAACTTGTGCAAGAAAAAGATTTTAGAAGATCAGTTTTGCCCTCTTTGTTTAAAAGAACCAGAAATCACAGAACATATTCTATGGAAATGCATCTTTGCAAATGATATCCTAGGACAATGTTCAATGAAGATCCAAAAGAGCAAAGTATCATGCAAGAGTTTAAAGGTACTACTTGAAGACATGTTCAgtaaactggaaaaaaaaaaaaaaaaaaagaaatggaagaactGTCTATAACTTTATGGAATTTTTGGTGGAGAatgaatgaatttatttttaaaaacatcttGATTGATCCTAAATCAGTACAGATCAGAGTGCTTCAAATGTTACAAGATATTGAGACAATGGAAACAAGAGCATCACACAATGTTAATAACAATACAACAAGAACTAGTACTTGGCAGATTCCACCACTAGGATTTAGCAAGATCAATTGGGACGTAGCAGTCAATAAAAGTCAGTATATGATTGGAATTGGCTCAGCTGTCAGGGACGAGGAAGGTAACATATTGGCCACCATGAGAAAGAAACAATCTCTACTTCATGATCTACAGTTAGCAGAAGCAACATGAGCTTTTACAACAGCAAATTTTGGAGTTCATCTGAGAATGAGAAAGATAATTCTAGAATGTGATTCTAAAAAAGTGATCATGGATATTCAGAAACAACCAGCTGATGAGAGTTATTTTAGTTTGATTATATCAGAAATTAGATCTACTATCTTATGTTTTGATGTATGTATAGTTAATCATATCCATAGAGAAGGCAATGTAATAGCACATACTTTAGATAAAGATGCTTTGTCTACTCTGATGATATCTTAATGTAGAGTGGACATGGAGGAAACACCTCCCTGTATTCGGCACTTGTTATGATCATGTTTTAATCAATGAGATGaggtttatcaaaaaaaaaaaaaaaaaaaactacgttTGTCCACAATTAATTCGTTTGGTGACAAATAGTGTTTGGATGACTCAGCTTATTTACTTATCATCAGGAAACCTGCACCAATGTCTATCCTCCATCTTGATCAGAAACTCACATGAGTTTAGTATTATAGGTAGTACTCTCAGCGTATATCTTTATTTCGATGTTaatggtttggatttagaggaGTTAAAAtcgtttataaataatagaataaaaattaaattatttattatattttttgtgaaaatttaaaaaaattattttaaaatttaaaaaaattaaattatttattatattttatgtaaaaaatttaaaaaaattataacgataaaataaaataaattaataaattttgaatgaaatttctAAAGAATCctaacaacaataacaacaacaaaaaaaaaatatataaaagaaaatattagccTAGGTACATGCTAGCTAGGCCAATTTAAAACCATGCATCATGCATGTACGTACCCAGGCCTCGTCCATCGTGAAAGTAATAAACCAGAAATGTCCCGCCCAATTAATAGTAATTGATCAATCCTGACTCCACCACTAAAGAATGAAAAGACTAGTCCAGGAGTTTCCTTTGACCTTTGGTCAAAGAGATGAAAATCTGAACCCATTTCCTGATCTTCCATTCTCGGCAAGAGTACTGCTACATCTCTCGAGAGATGTAGTCcgagaaaaattagtttttttatttttatttttatttttttaattatcataaatatattttaaaaaaataaaaaattcgtaacataaaaaaatatttctttaatcactaaaaaaaaaaattctcattcgggatacaaattcaaatcccaaaacatcTACGTTTTCAGCAAACTAACTACAcgctaaaataaaattaacattaggATTAGATGAAGTTAACCGACGGGcacaaaccaaaaaagaaaaaaaaacagaaaaacttATTCTCAAGAcagattcaataaaaaaaattggaatccgaaattcaaattttaaaaaattcggATCATCCAGATTCTAGTCTGGGTATGACCCTCAATCAAAGAGAGCAAGTACGGGATCCACTTCCAATAAAACAAAGGGTCCTCTCAAGCGCATGGTCCTAAAGATTCAATCACATTGTTCAAATAATCCTAGATAGTGTCGGAATCCGGATTAATAATCCTAACGGTTATCGGTCAATCAaccatctctctccctcaaaCTATTTCCTCGGGCATTCACATGAATCACATCTCTCCAATACTCTTATCTCAGTTTATTTAGCTTTCTGGAATTCGCTTGTTCGATTCTAATTTCTCACAGATTGTGTGTGGCTTCGGTTTCTGAGCATTAAAAGATAATGCGGATTGGATCGATTTATCTTTACGTATACATAGTTTCTCTTAATTTGGAAATAGTGTATGGCAGAAGAAAATGTGCTAGGTTCTGCTTCCCAGTTCCTTTTCAGTGCCAGCCAGCAGCCGTAGTAGCCTCGTAGCCACAGGTTGCACCCTCCCAGCCTACGGCatacaaaaaactaaaaagaaacaacaaaatattcaaattgaaaggaagataaaaaaaaaaaaaaaaaaaaaaaatacccaaattttGTAACCCGAATTCTGACCCGGACTTCTTCCGGACTAAACTAGAATCCGATTTTTCAGATTCTGGAAAGGGCTGGAATTTTCCAGCCCGAATGAACAGTCATAATCAATACTAATGCAtctgaaaattacattatagaAAATGTTCTAGTTATTatcaagtttaaaatttaattaaaagttgGAGTTTTAGTTAATCATTAgagatattaatttatattagattatctatcgtaaagtcaaaataataatataatattatttttttaaaagtttttaattttgtttatatattttataaatacattctatatattaattaataatttaacttttacttaaaattatgtttttcaactatttttttcctcaatttaaTTATCCAACAAATACATTTTACCAACTTagagaatatttttagagttaaatattgttttggagATAATTAAACAGTAACTGACCAAACTTGAAGAATTGTTTGACTTTACTGTAGTTCAAAAGTGGAGCATTAAAGTTTTGACTATACAGATAGATCACTTTAGTAAAAGttagccaaaatttgactagGTGGTATCAAAGCCGCTGCGGGATGGTCGGGCTATTAAAGATAGAAGAGCAACCCTCCATTCAGACATCGATATGTAggaaaaaacataataaactaGTTAGACCTCACTATACAGAATCACCACACGCAAGAGGCAGAAATTGTTGTTCTCCAAGCTCTCTTCCTCTTTTCGTCTTCGTCTCCAATCTCTCAAGCCCGTCTCTTGGCACCTCCACCAAGCCCGCCGCCCAAGACCAAGCTCAattccaccaccaccatctcaGTTCAACGCCTGTTGCCTAGCTTAGTTTTTCAGACCGCCTGACCCACACGGATTGAGCACCATCTCACTCACACGTATTTCGCACCACCGTCGGCCACATAGATTTCGCACCATCATCGGTTTTCATGGTTGAGAAATGTGACCTTAGTGTTGTTCAGGTAATTTTCACCATTTCCAGTACTCAATCAGCATTCTAATATGTTACCTATATGTGTTTGATTAAATTTCGATAAGAAGATGAAACTCGGAAATAAAGAGGCAAATGCATCGTCACTTTTCGCCTATGATTGTGCCAGGAAGACCTTTTCCATCACACATTGGCTTTTTCTTGATCAACACCTcccttctcttttgttttcttttctttagatGCATCATCATTTTTTGCCTCTGCAGCTGCTGTAGTTTCAATTGCTTCCTTTGTTTCGGCCTTCTCTTCTGTTTTCTCGTTGCATTTTAAGGTTGCTGGGAAGGTTGTACATTCAGTGCTCAgagttcatttattttgttctattcACCAAAGTTCATCAAATCTTAATGTATTCCTGTGTATGATCAATGATGAAAAGTCAACTTAAGGGAGGAGTTCAAGCCTGCCAAACTGTAAT encodes the following:
- the LOC121246296 gene encoding MLO-like protein 6, whose amino-acid sequence is MDPKQEYERTMEETPTWAVAAVCFVLIVISILIEYILHIIGHWLKKKHKRALYEALEKIKAELMLLGFISLLLTVFQDYISDICISKSVGATWHPCKNGSKSKSKEEDSDDEKSGRKLLQFLESGFGARRRLATKGYDKCAEKGKVALMSAYAIHQLHVFIFVLAVFHVLYCIITLALGRTKMRKWKVWEDETRTLEYQYSNDPERFRFARDTTFGRRHLNVWSKSTVSLWIVCFFRQFVRSVTKVDYLTLRHGFIMAHLAPESETRFDFQKYIKRSLEEDFKVVVEISPIIWFFAVLFLLSNTYGWFSYLWLPFVPLIIILLLGTKLLVIITKMGLRIQDRGDVVKGTPVVQLGDDLFWFGRPRFILFLIHFVLFQNAFQLAFFAWSVYAFGTSNCFHKRTEDIVIRISMGVIIQVLCSYVTLPLYALVTQMGSTMKSTIFNDRVATALKNWHHTAKKNTKQSHHSETNSPFSSRPATPTHGMSPVHLLHNYHHSSLDSLHASPRRASNAVENDHHWDIEETPSPRNRSDGVDDSQSPSRHLDQQERPIQEPIIIGRSSQLPPGPGAIRTHHEIDMNTSDFTFR